A region of Rhizorhabdus wittichii RW1 DNA encodes the following proteins:
- a CDS encoding methyl-accepting chemotaxis sensory transducer, protein MQDDILRLAYEVSRVTEEKVDRIDRVMKQTGMLAINARLEAARAGEAGRAFSVVAQELGALASAISGIGGELRSAIASNIASLRTAGSQMLIDFKGTRHTDLARSAVEIIDRNLYERSCDVRWWATDSSVTQVLEDPTRATVAHATERLATILRSYTVYLDLWIADRSGRVIATGRPDRYPDAIGQDVSHEDWFRAAMTTRTGDEFRVCDIAANPTLGDAQVATYSTAVRAGGHSRGTAIGALGIFFDWAPQAAAVLDGIGLSPAERATARLMLLDAGHRIIAASDGQGICTGHYPLQTDRRESGYYSQGGKLVAFALTPGYETYRGLGWLGCIESDLVEE, encoded by the coding sequence ATGCAGGACGATATATTGCGCCTGGCCTATGAGGTCTCGCGCGTCACGGAAGAAAAGGTCGATCGCATCGACCGGGTGATGAAGCAGACCGGAATGCTGGCGATCAACGCCCGGCTGGAGGCCGCTCGCGCCGGCGAGGCGGGCCGCGCCTTCTCGGTGGTGGCGCAGGAGCTCGGCGCGCTCGCCAGCGCGATCTCGGGGATCGGCGGGGAGCTGCGCTCGGCGATCGCCTCCAACATCGCCTCGCTGCGCACCGCGGGCAGCCAGATGCTGATCGACTTCAAGGGCACCCGCCACACCGACCTCGCCCGCTCGGCGGTCGAGATCATCGACCGCAACCTCTACGAACGCTCGTGCGACGTGCGCTGGTGGGCGACCGACAGCTCGGTGACGCAGGTGCTGGAGGACCCGACCCGCGCCACCGTCGCCCACGCCACCGAGAGGCTGGCGACGATCCTGCGCTCCTACACCGTCTATCTCGACCTGTGGATCGCCGACCGGAGCGGCCGGGTGATCGCGACCGGACGCCCCGACCGCTATCCCGACGCGATCGGCCAGGACGTCTCGCACGAGGACTGGTTCCGCGCCGCGATGACCACCCGGACCGGCGACGAATTCCGGGTCTGCGACATCGCCGCCAACCCGACCCTCGGCGACGCCCAGGTCGCGACCTATTCGACCGCTGTCCGCGCCGGCGGCCACAGCCGCGGCACCGCGATCGGCGCGCTCGGCATCTTCTTCGACTGGGCGCCGCAGGCGGCGGCGGTGCTCGACGGCATCGGCCTGTCGCCGGCCGAGCGCGCGACCGCGCGGCTGATGCTGCTCGACGCCGGCCATCGCATCATCGCCGCGTCGGACGGACAGGGCATCTGCACCGGCCATTATCCGCTCCAGACCGACCGGCGCGAGAGCGGCTATTACAGCCAGGGCGGCAAGCTGGTCGCCTTCGCGCTGACCCCCGGCTACGAGACCTATCGCGGCCTCGGCTGGCTCGGCTGCATCGAGAGCGACCTGGTCGAGGAGTGA
- a CDS encoding Phosphoribosylanthranilate isomerase (PFAM: N-(5'phosphoribosyl)anthranilate isomerase (PRAI)), which produces MRAMQRVTAKICGLSTPDAVDAAVRHGASHAGFVFFPKSPRHVTFEQAASLTMRLPRHVGRVGVFVDPEEAVVDQAIRIGGIDTVQLHGHEPPERLAALAARHPGVAVWKAVPVRTRADLDAAARYRPVADLILYDAKTPEGTLPGGMGLRFDWALLDGFRHPQRWALSGGIDADNVADAAGRTGARLIDISSGVESAPGIKAVDKIAAFLQRVATL; this is translated from the coding sequence ATGCGCGCCATGCAGCGCGTGACCGCCAAGATCTGCGGGCTTTCGACACCGGACGCGGTGGATGCCGCCGTGCGCCACGGCGCCAGCCATGCCGGCTTCGTCTTCTTCCCGAAAAGCCCGCGCCACGTCACCTTCGAACAGGCGGCGTCGCTGACCATGCGGCTGCCGCGCCATGTCGGCCGGGTCGGCGTGTTCGTCGATCCCGAAGAGGCGGTGGTCGACCAGGCGATCCGCATCGGCGGGATCGACACGGTCCAGCTCCACGGCCACGAGCCGCCCGAGCGGCTCGCCGCGCTCGCCGCGCGCCATCCCGGCGTCGCGGTCTGGAAGGCCGTGCCGGTCCGCACCCGCGCCGATCTCGACGCCGCCGCGCGCTACCGCCCGGTCGCCGACCTGATCCTCTACGACGCCAAGACGCCCGAGGGCACCCTGCCCGGCGGCATGGGACTGCGCTTCGACTGGGCGCTGCTCGACGGCTTCCGCCACCCGCAGCGCTGGGCGCTGTCGGGCGGGATCGACGCCGACAACGTCGCCGACGCGGCGGGCCGCACCGGCGCCCGGCTGATCGACATCTCCTCGGGCGTCGAAAGCGCGCCGGGCATCAAGGCGGTGGACAAGATCGCCGCCTTCCTCCAACGGGTCGCGACATTATGA
- a CDS encoding tryptophan synthase, beta chain (TIGRFAM: tryptophan synthase, beta subunit~PFAM: Pyridoxal-5'-phosphate-dependent enzyme, beta subunit) — MNAPNASPRPNTLRNGPDEQGQFGQFGGRYVSETLMPLILDLEREYRAAQADPAFRAELDDLMRHYVGRPSPLYYAERLTEHLGGAKIYLKREELNHTGAHKINNCIGQILLARRMGKTRIIAETGAGQHGVATATVAARFGLPCTIFMGAVDVARQQPNVFRMKLLGAEVNAVTSGAQTLKDAMNEALRDWVANVHDTFYIIGTAAGPHPYPELVRDFQSVIGHEARAQILEAEGRLPDMLIAAVGGGSNAIGLFHPFLDDAGVRMIGVEAAGEGLDTDKHAASLAGGSPGVLHGNRTYLLQDDDGQITEAHSISAGLDYPGIGPEHSWLHEIGRAEYHPVTDAEALASFQRLARLEGIIPALESAHALAAVEKLAPTMGKDQLIVLNLSGRGDKDIFTVAAALGVEI; from the coding sequence ATGAACGCCCCAAATGCCAGCCCGCGTCCCAACACGCTGAGGAACGGTCCCGACGAGCAGGGCCAGTTCGGCCAGTTCGGCGGCCGCTACGTCAGCGAGACGCTGATGCCGCTGATCCTCGACCTCGAACGCGAATATCGCGCGGCGCAGGCCGACCCCGCCTTCCGGGCCGAGCTCGACGACCTGATGCGCCATTATGTCGGCCGGCCGAGCCCGCTCTATTATGCCGAGCGGCTGACCGAGCATCTCGGCGGCGCGAAGATCTACCTGAAGCGCGAGGAGCTGAACCACACCGGCGCGCACAAGATCAACAACTGCATCGGCCAGATCCTGCTCGCCCGCCGCATGGGCAAGACCCGGATCATCGCCGAGACTGGCGCCGGCCAGCACGGCGTCGCCACCGCCACCGTCGCGGCGCGCTTCGGCCTGCCCTGCACCATCTTCATGGGCGCGGTCGACGTCGCGCGGCAGCAGCCCAACGTGTTCCGCATGAAGCTGCTCGGCGCCGAGGTGAACGCCGTCACCTCGGGCGCGCAGACGCTCAAGGATGCGATGAACGAGGCGCTGCGCGACTGGGTCGCGAACGTCCACGACACCTTCTACATCATCGGCACCGCCGCCGGCCCCCATCCCTATCCCGAGCTGGTCCGCGACTTCCAGTCGGTGATCGGCCACGAGGCGCGCGCGCAGATCCTGGAGGCCGAGGGGCGCCTGCCCGACATGCTGATCGCGGCGGTCGGCGGCGGCTCCAACGCGATCGGCCTGTTCCACCCCTTCCTCGACGACGCCGGAGTGCGGATGATCGGGGTCGAGGCGGCGGGCGAAGGGCTCGACACCGACAAGCATGCCGCCAGCCTCGCCGGCGGGTCGCCCGGCGTGCTCCACGGCAACCGCACCTATCTGCTCCAGGACGATGACGGCCAGATCACCGAGGCGCACTCGATCTCGGCCGGGCTCGACTATCCGGGGATCGGCCCCGAACATAGCTGGCTGCACGAGATCGGCCGCGCCGAATATCACCCCGTCACCGACGCCGAGGCGCTCGCCAGCTTCCAGCGGCTCGCCCGGCTGGAAGGGATCATCCCCGCTCTCGAATCGGCGCACGCGCTGGCGGCGGTCGAGAAGCTCGCGCCGACGATGGGCAAGGACCAGCTGATCGTCCTCAACCTGTCGGGCCGCGGCGACAAGGACATCTTCACCGTCGCCGCCGCGCTGGGGGTCGAGATATGA
- a CDS encoding imidazole glycerol phosphate synthase subunit hisH (TIGRFAM: imidazole glycerol phosphate synthase, glutamine amidotransferase subunit~PFAM: glutamine amidotransferase class-I) produces the protein MPAEAAATIALIDYGAGNLRSVENALKAAGGAPTVTADPDIVARADRIVLPGVGAFAACMGGLTAIPGMVAAMETAVMERGAPFLGVCVGMQLLADAGHEHGRTPGLGWIGGDVRLMTPAPGCKVPHMGWNDVVPAGDHPLIVPGEAYYLHSYVFDVADPAERLATTDHGGPITAAVGRDNIVGVQFHPEKSQAYGLALLARFLEWKP, from the coding sequence GTGCCAGCGGAAGCGGCGGCGACCATCGCGCTGATCGACTATGGCGCGGGCAATCTGCGCTCGGTCGAGAATGCGCTGAAGGCGGCCGGCGGCGCGCCGACCGTCACCGCCGATCCCGACATCGTCGCCCGCGCCGACCGGATCGTGCTGCCCGGCGTCGGCGCCTTCGCCGCCTGCATGGGCGGGCTGACCGCGATCCCCGGCATGGTCGCGGCGATGGAGACCGCGGTGATGGAGCGCGGCGCGCCCTTCCTCGGTGTCTGCGTCGGCATGCAGCTCCTCGCCGATGCGGGGCACGAGCATGGCCGTACCCCCGGGCTCGGCTGGATCGGCGGCGACGTGCGGCTGATGACGCCCGCGCCCGGCTGCAAGGTGCCGCACATGGGCTGGAACGACGTGGTGCCGGCCGGCGATCACCCGCTGATCGTGCCCGGCGAGGCCTATTATCTGCACAGCTACGTCTTCGACGTCGCCGACCCGGCCGAGCGGCTCGCCACCACCGACCATGGCGGCCCGATCACCGCCGCCGTCGGCCGCGACAACATCGTCGGCGTCCAGTTCCATCCCGAGAAGAGCCAGGCCTATGGGCTGGCGCTGCTGGCGCGGTTCCTGGAGTGGAAGCCGTGA
- a CDS encoding tryptophan synthase, alpha chain (TIGRFAM: tryptophan synthase, alpha subunit~PFAM: tryptophan synthase, alpha chain) has translation MTRLAETFARTRAEGRAALVTFVTGGDPTPGDMGPILDALVAGGADVIELGMPFTDPMADGPAIQRANLRALGAGTTTADLLAIAAAFRQRHPSVPLVLMGYANPMVRRGPEWFAAEAAKAGVDGVICVDIPPEQDGALGPALRAAGVAPIRLATPTTDAARLPAVLEGASGFLYYVSVAGITGMQQAGQASIEAAVARFKAATDLPVAVGFGVRGPEQAEAIGRVADGVVVGSAIVDLIGEHGAAAAGPVRDFTATLSAALRRAAQEKAA, from the coding sequence ATGACCCGCCTCGCCGAGACCTTCGCCCGCACCCGCGCCGAGGGGCGGGCCGCGCTCGTCACCTTCGTCACCGGCGGCGATCCGACCCCCGGCGACATGGGACCGATCCTCGACGCGCTGGTCGCGGGCGGCGCCGACGTGATCGAGCTGGGCATGCCCTTCACCGATCCGATGGCCGACGGCCCGGCGATCCAGCGCGCCAACCTCCGCGCGCTCGGCGCGGGGACGACCACCGCCGACCTGCTGGCGATCGCCGCCGCCTTCCGCCAGCGCCACCCCTCGGTGCCGCTGGTGCTGATGGGCTATGCCAATCCGATGGTCCGGCGCGGCCCCGAATGGTTCGCCGCCGAGGCCGCCAAGGCCGGGGTCGACGGGGTAATCTGCGTCGACATCCCGCCCGAGCAGGACGGCGCGCTCGGCCCGGCGCTGCGCGCGGCCGGGGTCGCCCCGATCCGCCTCGCCACCCCGACCACCGACGCCGCCCGGCTGCCGGCGGTGCTGGAGGGCGCGTCGGGCTTCCTCTATTATGTCTCGGTGGCGGGGATCACCGGCATGCAGCAGGCCGGACAGGCCAGCATCGAGGCGGCGGTCGCGCGCTTCAAGGCGGCGACCGACCTGCCGGTCGCGGTCGGCTTCGGTGTGCGCGGGCCCGAGCAGGCCGAGGCGATCGGCCGCGTCGCCGACGGCGTCGTCGTCGGTTCGGCGATCGTCGACCTGATCGGCGAGCATGGCGCCGCCGCCGCGGGCCCGGTCCGCGATTTCACCGCCACCCTCAGCGCGGCGCTGCGCCGCGCCGCCCAGGAGAAGGCCGCATGA
- a CDS encoding imidazole glycerol phosphate synthase subunit hisF (TIGRFAM: imidazoleglycerol phosphate synthase, cyclase subunit~PFAM: histidine biosynthesis protein) — MTVRVRVIPCLDVAGGRVVKGVNFVDLADAGDPVEQARVYDAAGADELCFLDITASHEGRGTILDVVARTAAVCFMPLTVGGGVRSADDARALLLAGADKVAVNSAAVARPELCAEMAERFGAQCVVGAVDARAVGPGKWEIYTHGGRKPTGIDAVEHAKRLASLGAGEILLTSMDRDGTRDGYDLALTRAISDAVPVPVIASGGVGNLGHLVEGVTRGGASAVLAASIFHFGQHSVAEAHAALRAAGLPVRNG, encoded by the coding sequence ATGACCGTCCGGGTCCGCGTCATCCCCTGCCTCGACGTCGCCGGCGGGCGGGTCGTCAAGGGCGTCAACTTCGTCGACCTCGCCGATGCCGGCGATCCGGTCGAGCAGGCGCGGGTCTATGATGCGGCGGGGGCGGACGAGCTCTGCTTCCTCGACATCACCGCCAGCCACGAAGGGCGCGGCACCATCCTCGACGTCGTCGCGCGGACGGCGGCGGTCTGCTTCATGCCGCTGACCGTCGGCGGCGGGGTGCGCAGCGCCGACGACGCTCGCGCGCTGCTGCTCGCCGGCGCGGACAAGGTCGCGGTCAACTCCGCGGCGGTGGCGCGGCCCGAACTGTGCGCCGAGATGGCCGAGCGCTTCGGCGCGCAATGCGTCGTCGGCGCGGTCGACGCGCGCGCCGTCGGCCCCGGCAAATGGGAAATCTACACCCATGGCGGCCGCAAGCCGACCGGCATCGACGCGGTCGAGCATGCCAAGCGGCTCGCGTCGCTCGGCGCCGGGGAAATCCTGCTGACCTCGATGGACCGGGACGGCACCCGCGACGGCTACGACCTGGCGCTCACCCGCGCGATTTCCGACGCGGTGCCGGTGCCGGTGATCGCCAGCGGCGGAGTCGGCAATCTCGGCCATCTCGTCGAAGGGGTGACCAGGGGCGGCGCCAGCGCGGTGCTCGCCGCGTCGATCTTCCACTTCGGCCAGCACAGCGTCGCCGAGGCGCATGCCGCGCTCCGGGCCGCGGGGCTGCCGGTCCGAAACGGATAA
- a CDS encoding 1-(5-phosphoribosyl)-5-[(5-phosphoribosylamino)methylideneamino] imidazole-4-carboxamide isomerase (TIGRFAM: phosphoribosylformimino-5-aminoimidazole carboxamide ribotide isomerase~PFAM: histidine biosynthesis protein), with product MSIIVFPAIDLKGGQVVRLAEGDMDRATVYGDDPADQARRFAEAGAEWLHVVDLDGAFAGRAVNAEAVEAIIKAFPGKVELGGGIRDRAGIDRWLALGVERVIIGTAALQNPDLVREAAKELPGRIVVGVDARDGFVATHGWAEVSTVGITDLADRFADAGVASLLFTDVGRDGLLKGCNVEATVALARHASIPVIASGGVASIADIAALVPHAGDGIEGVITGRALYDGRLDLAEALRVARG from the coding sequence GTGAGCATCATCGTCTTTCCCGCGATCGACCTGAAGGGCGGCCAGGTCGTCCGCCTCGCCGAGGGCGACATGGACCGCGCCACCGTCTATGGCGACGACCCCGCCGACCAGGCGCGCCGCTTCGCCGAGGCGGGGGCCGAATGGCTCCACGTCGTCGACCTCGACGGCGCCTTCGCCGGCCGCGCGGTCAATGCCGAGGCGGTCGAGGCGATCATCAAGGCCTTCCCCGGCAAGGTCGAGCTGGGCGGCGGCATCCGCGACCGCGCCGGGATCGACCGCTGGCTGGCGCTCGGCGTCGAGCGGGTGATCATCGGCACCGCCGCGCTGCAGAATCCCGATCTCGTCAGGGAAGCCGCGAAGGAGCTGCCGGGCCGGATCGTCGTCGGCGTCGACGCGCGCGACGGCTTTGTCGCGACGCACGGCTGGGCCGAGGTGTCGACCGTCGGCATCACCGACCTCGCCGACCGCTTCGCCGACGCCGGGGTCGCCTCGCTGCTGTTCACCGACGTCGGCCGCGACGGGCTGCTCAAGGGCTGCAACGTCGAGGCGACCGTCGCCCTCGCCCGCCACGCCAGCATCCCGGTGATCGCCAGCGGCGGCGTCGCGAGCATCGCCGACATCGCGGCGCTGGTCCCGCATGCCGGGGACGGCATCGAGGGCGTGATCACCGGCCGCGCGCTCTACGACGGCCGGCTCGACCTTGCCGAGGCGCTCCGGGTGGCGCGCGGATGA
- a CDS encoding glucose-6-phosphate isomerase (PFAM: phosphoglucose isomerase (PGI)): MTEAKAAWNALRDTPATSLTELFTNEPDRLSRLSMEEAGILFDFSKTHLSAALIDRFAALAEASGFAARRDALFAGAAVNVTEDRAAEHPAERGQGAPDSVARARGFHARMRGMIDAIEAEVFGPIRHILHVGIGGSALGPDLLVDALGRDAGRYEVAVVSNVDGAALDAVFRRFDPQATLLVVASKTFTTTETMLNARSVLAWMEEDNVEDPYSRVIALTAAPEKAVEWGIDETRILPFSESVGGRYSLWSSIGFPVALALGWDAFEELLEGAAAMDRHFRLAPPSANIPLLAAFVDQYYSVLRGAETRAVFAYDERLRLLPSYLQQLEMESNGKGVKADGSPVDGPTAAITWGGVGTDAQHAVFQLLHQGTRLVPVEFVAAIEPDHVLDDAHHRTLLVNCFAQGAALMAGRDNGDPARAYPGDRPSTTILLDRLDPGRLGALIAFYEHRTFANAVLLGINPFDQFGVELGKEIARSIESEGTDRFDPSTRALIARALG, encoded by the coding sequence ATGACGGAGGCCAAAGCCGCCTGGAACGCCCTTCGCGACACCCCGGCGACCAGCCTGACCGAGCTGTTCACCAACGAGCCCGACCGGCTGTCGCGGCTGTCGATGGAAGAGGCCGGCATCCTGTTCGACTTCTCCAAGACGCACCTGTCGGCGGCGCTGATCGACCGCTTCGCCGCGCTGGCCGAGGCGAGCGGCTTCGCGGCGCGGCGCGACGCGCTGTTCGCGGGGGCGGCCGTCAACGTCACCGAGGACCGCGCCGCAGAGCATCCCGCCGAACGCGGCCAGGGCGCGCCCGACAGCGTCGCCCGCGCGCGCGGCTTCCATGCCCGGATGCGCGGCATGATCGACGCGATCGAGGCCGAGGTGTTCGGCCCGATCCGCCACATCCTCCATGTCGGCATCGGCGGATCGGCGCTCGGCCCGGACCTGCTGGTCGACGCGCTCGGCCGCGACGCCGGCCGCTACGAGGTCGCGGTGGTCTCGAACGTCGACGGCGCCGCGCTCGACGCGGTGTTCCGCCGCTTCGATCCGCAGGCGACGCTGCTCGTCGTCGCGTCGAAGACCTTCACCACCACCGAGACGATGCTCAACGCCCGCTCGGTGCTCGCCTGGATGGAGGAGGACAATGTCGAGGACCCCTATTCGCGCGTGATCGCGCTGACCGCCGCGCCCGAGAAGGCGGTCGAATGGGGAATCGACGAGACCCGTATCCTGCCCTTCTCCGAAAGCGTCGGCGGGCGCTATTCGCTGTGGTCGTCGATCGGCTTCCCGGTTGCGCTCGCGCTCGGCTGGGACGCGTTCGAGGAGCTGCTGGAGGGGGCTGCGGCGATGGACCGCCATTTCCGGCTGGCGCCGCCCAGCGCCAACATCCCGCTGCTCGCCGCCTTCGTCGACCAATATTATTCGGTGCTGCGCGGCGCCGAGACGCGCGCCGTCTTCGCCTATGACGAACGGCTGCGGCTGCTGCCTTCCTATCTCCAGCAGCTCGAAATGGAATCGAACGGCAAGGGGGTGAAGGCCGACGGATCGCCGGTCGACGGCCCGACCGCGGCGATCACCTGGGGCGGGGTCGGCACCGATGCGCAGCATGCGGTGTTCCAGCTCCTCCACCAGGGGACGCGGCTGGTGCCGGTCGAGTTCGTCGCGGCGATCGAGCCCGACCATGTCCTCGACGACGCGCATCACCGCACCCTGCTGGTCAACTGCTTCGCGCAGGGGGCGGCGCTGATGGCGGGCCGCGACAATGGCGATCCGGCGCGCGCCTATCCCGGCGACCGGCCGTCAACGACGATCCTGCTCGACCGGCTCGACCCCGGCCGGCTCGGCGCGCTGATCGCCTTCTACGAGCATCGCACCTTCGCCAATGCGGTGCTGCTGGGGATCAACCCGTTCGACCAGTTCGGCGTCGAGCTGGGCAAGGAGATCGCCAGGTCGATCGAGAGCGAGGGCACCGACCGCTTCGACCCCTCGACCCGCGCCCTGATCGCCCGCGCGCTGGGGTAG
- a CDS encoding NADPH-glutathione reductase (PFAM: FAD-dependent pyridine nucleotide-disulphide oxidoreductase; pyridine nucleotide-disulphide oxidoreductase dimerisation region): MAEFDYDLFVIGAGSGGVRAARVAAAYGARVAVAEEHRVGGTCVIRGCVPKKMLVYGSHFAEDLHDAARYGWELGDIRFDWKTLRDNVNADVDRLEGLYTNTLDNNKVELFHERATVSGPNAVTLAGGRTVSARFILIATGAWPVVPDVPGAEHGITSNEVFYIDELPRRVVIAGAGYIANEFAGIFHALGSKVTVVNRSDQILRGYDEQIRDRLFQISTQKGIEFIFNASFERIEKREDGSLCVHFKDHERCDTDLLLFAIGRSPKTGGLGLEAVGVELNDKGAIVVDEDNRSSVPSIYAVGDVTDRVQLTPVAIREGQAFADTVFGEKPHRVDYGAIPSAVFSNPPMAGVGLTERQAREQFGTVKVFTSDFRAMRNVLAGRTERSLYKLVVHPETDVVLGIHMISPDAPEILQAAAIAVKAGLTKAQFDQTVALHPSMAEELVLMK, translated from the coding sequence ATGGCCGAGTTCGACTATGACCTGTTCGTGATCGGCGCCGGTTCGGGCGGGGTGCGCGCGGCGCGCGTCGCCGCCGCCTATGGCGCGCGGGTGGCGGTGGCGGAGGAGCATCGGGTCGGCGGGACCTGCGTGATCCGCGGCTGCGTGCCGAAGAAGATGCTCGTCTATGGATCGCACTTCGCCGAGGACCTGCACGACGCGGCGCGCTACGGCTGGGAGCTGGGCGACATCAGGTTCGACTGGAAGACGCTGCGCGACAACGTCAATGCCGACGTCGACCGGCTCGAGGGGCTCTATACGAACACGCTCGACAACAACAAGGTCGAGCTCTTCCACGAGCGCGCGACGGTCTCCGGCCCCAACGCCGTGACGCTGGCGGGCGGCCGGACGGTCAGCGCCAGGTTCATCCTGATCGCGACCGGCGCCTGGCCGGTGGTGCCCGACGTGCCGGGCGCCGAGCATGGCATCACCTCGAACGAGGTCTTCTACATCGACGAGCTGCCCAGGCGGGTGGTGATCGCCGGGGCGGGCTATATCGCCAACGAGTTCGCCGGCATCTTCCATGCGCTCGGCAGCAAGGTGACGGTGGTCAACCGCTCGGACCAGATATTGCGCGGCTATGACGAGCAGATTCGCGACCGGCTGTTCCAGATCTCGACCCAGAAGGGGATCGAGTTCATCTTCAACGCCAGCTTCGAGAGGATCGAGAAGCGTGAGGACGGCTCGCTCTGCGTCCATTTCAAGGACCATGAGCGGTGCGACACCGACCTGCTGCTGTTCGCGATCGGCCGCAGCCCCAAGACCGGCGGCCTCGGCCTGGAGGCGGTCGGCGTCGAGCTGAACGACAAGGGCGCGATCGTCGTCGACGAGGACAACCGGTCGTCGGTGCCGTCGATCTATGCGGTCGGCGACGTCACCGACCGGGTCCAGCTCACGCCGGTCGCGATCCGCGAGGGGCAGGCCTTCGCCGACACCGTGTTCGGCGAGAAGCCGCACCGTGTCGACTATGGCGCGATCCCGAGCGCGGTGTTCAGCAACCCGCCGATGGCCGGCGTCGGCCTGACCGAGCGCCAGGCGCGCGAGCAGTTCGGCACGGTCAAGGTCTTCACCTCCGACTTCCGGGCGATGCGCAACGTGCTGGCCGGCCGCACCGAACGCTCGCTCTACAAGCTGGTCGTCCATCCCGAGACCGACGTGGTGCTCGGCATCCACATGATCAGCCCCGATGCGCCCGAGATTCTCCAGGCCGCCGCGATCGCGGTGAAGGCCGGGCTGACCAAGGCGCAGTTCGACCAGACGGTGGCGCTGCATCCCTCGATGGCCGAGGAACTGGTGCTGATGAAATAA
- a CDS encoding acetyl-coenzyme A carboxylase carboxyl transferase subunit alpha (TIGRFAM: acetyl-CoA carboxylase, carboxyl transferase, beta subunit) produces the protein MSWLDSVRKKIPFIAKRESPDNLWHKCPSCQQMIFAKEYEENLSVCPKCGHHGRIGPDARFDQLFDGGVYTLLPAPQVREDPLKFRDSKRYTDRMKEARAKTGEQDALINARGTIEGFKAVVGVQDFAFMGGSMGLAVGAAFVAGVQAAIADQCPYVIFTAAGGARMQEGILSLMQMPRTTVAIAQLREAGLPYIVVMTDPTTGGVTASYAMLGDIQIAEPGALIGFAGQRVIEQTIREKLPEGFQRAEYLLEHGMLDMVVKRHDLRAELARLIDYLCPGKKAA, from the coding sequence ATGAGCTGGCTCGACAGCGTCCGCAAGAAGATCCCGTTCATCGCCAAGCGCGAGAGCCCGGACAATCTCTGGCACAAATGCCCGTCGTGCCAGCAGATGATCTTCGCCAAGGAATATGAGGAGAATCTGTCGGTCTGCCCGAAATGCGGCCATCACGGCCGGATCGGCCCCGACGCGCGCTTCGACCAGCTGTTCGACGGCGGCGTCTACACGCTGCTGCCCGCCCCGCAGGTGCGCGAGGACCCGCTCAAGTTCCGCGATTCGAAGCGCTACACCGACCGCATGAAGGAAGCGCGCGCCAAGACCGGCGAGCAGGACGCGCTGATCAACGCGCGCGGCACGATCGAGGGATTCAAGGCGGTCGTCGGGGTGCAGGACTTCGCCTTCATGGGCGGGTCGATGGGCCTCGCGGTCGGCGCCGCCTTCGTCGCGGGCGTCCAGGCGGCGATCGCCGACCAGTGCCCTTACGTCATCTTCACCGCGGCGGGCGGCGCGCGCATGCAGGAGGGCATCCTCTCGCTGATGCAGATGCCCCGGACCACCGTCGCCATCGCCCAGCTCCGCGAGGCCGGCCTGCCCTATATCGTCGTGATGACCGATCCGACGACCGGCGGCGTCACCGCCTCCTACGCGATGCTCGGCGACATCCAGATCGCAGAGCCGGGCGCGCTGATCGGCTTCGCCGGCCAGCGCGTGATCGAGCAGACGATCCGCGAGAAGCTGCCCGAGGGCTTCCAGCGCGCCGAATATCTGCTCGAGCACGGCATGCTCGACATGGTCGTCAAGCGCCACGACCTGCGCGCCGAGCTGGCGCGGCTGATCGACTATCTCTGCCCGGGGAAGAAGGCGGCCTAG